From the genome of Methanothermobacter sp., one region includes:
- a CDS encoding tripartite tricarboxylate transporter permease: MFDLILTCLLGILCGTITGIIPGIHVNTVGAFTFAASPILFKFFSPESLAVFLLSMSITHALLEFIPSMLVGVPDEATALSVLPGHSMVLEGQGKRAIRLIAIGGIGGIIFTILSMPLFLVFLPPAHELLKPYIGLLLLIMSIYLIISLNRNLETIGWSLIIFILSGIMGWVILNTPLSPNILLLSTFSGLFGVSTLLYGLGENSILPRQRTVNEIRIDTRLLRGIFGGGIAGALLGFLPGFGPAQGSILAQEISGGDDNKVENLLTSLSALNTSDALFSLITIYIIGNARSGIAVYISKIIENFSLNHLIFFSFTSIISAAASFILCIKIGDFLIDRIQYMDYNRLSRLLIYFISFLVIIFSILENAPLHFILLAYITSIALGLIPHYVGVSKSHLMGILIIPALAIYL; the protein is encoded by the coding sequence ATTTTTGATCTCATCCTCACCTGTCTTCTAGGGATACTATGCGGCACCATAACAGGTATCATACCAGGCATCCATGTCAACACCGTGGGTGCCTTCACATTCGCCGCCTCGCCCATACTTTTCAAGTTCTTCTCCCCGGAATCCTTAGCTGTTTTTCTACTTTCAATGTCCATTACCCACGCGCTCCTAGAATTCATACCATCCATGTTAGTGGGCGTCCCAGATGAAGCAACAGCATTATCTGTACTACCAGGCCATAGCATGGTCTTAGAAGGACAGGGCAAAAGGGCTATAAGATTAATAGCCATCGGCGGAATTGGGGGTATAATATTCACAATATTATCCATGCCATTATTTTTAGTTTTCCTTCCCCCAGCACATGAACTCTTAAAGCCATATATAGGATTATTACTCCTTATAATGTCAATTTACCTTATAATAAGTTTAAATAGAAACCTAGAAACTATTGGCTGGTCATTGATAATATTCATACTATCTGGGATCATGGGATGGGTTATTTTAAACACTCCACTTTCACCCAACATTTTACTCTTATCCACTTTCAGCGGCCTCTTTGGCGTGAGCACACTACTTTACGGTCTCGGTGAAAATTCAATCCTACCCAGACAGCGTACAGTGAATGAAATCAGAATTGATACTAGGCTCTTAAGAGGGATTTTCGGAGGCGGGATTGCAGGGGCCCTACTAGGATTTCTCCCAGGCTTTGGACCGGCACAAGGTAGCATATTAGCCCAGGAAATCAGTGGAGGAGATGATAACAAAGTTGAAAATCTTTTAACATCTCTCAGCGCTTTGAACACTTCAGATGCCCTTTTTTCTCTTATCACTATCTATATTATAGGCAATGCGCGCAGCGGAATAGCAGTATACATCTCGAAGATAATAGAAAATTTCAGTTTAAATCATCTCATATTCTTCAGCTTCACATCTATAATATCAGCAGCCGCATCATTTATCCTATGCATAAAAATAGGGGATTTTCTAATCGATCGCATCCAATACATGGACTATAATAGACTTTCAAGGTTATTAATATATTTTATAAGCTTTCTTGTGATAATCTTTTCTATATTGGAAAATGCACCATTACATTTTATTTTACTCGCTTATATAACATCCATAGCCCTCGGCCTCATACCACATTATGTAGGTGTTAGCAAATCCCATCTCATGGGAATTCTCATAATACCAGCACTAGCCATATACCTCTAA
- a CDS encoding class I SAM-dependent methyltransferase, translated as MVEEGLLDKKSSLRSVGTPLMSIGYLLSKAPFLSPKSLILVSTKLDKKTAKRIIEEVPEVKGVIKGDPRRTVGVLDSNYKPIVYKRLAGCDMRCDIIKSQIGALCIYKRQSKMHIESPRSSYLKLMNLYNILRKFKGSFKVIDATCGPGTLGLFSLFAGASKVIFNDIWNESLKMTLINLEVNQFKDKYGDFELYNEDIRDLPSLIDEKYDLCIVDPFPGVDVSPFLRASRELAKEVLLIC; from the coding sequence ATGGTTGAAGAGGGACTATTAGATAAAAAATCGAGTCTGAGAAGTGTTGGCACACCACTTATGAGCATAGGTTATCTGCTCTCGAAAGCACCATTTTTATCACCAAAATCTTTAATCCTAGTATCAACTAAATTGGATAAAAAAACCGCTAAACGCATAATTGAGGAGGTACCGGAAGTTAAAGGGGTTATAAAAGGCGATCCTAGGAGGACGGTGGGCGTTCTTGACTCAAATTATAAACCTATTGTATATAAGAGATTAGCTGGATGTGATATGCGCTGTGATATAATAAAGAGTCAAATAGGCGCCTTGTGCATTTATAAAAGACAGAGTAAAATGCACATAGAATCTCCAAGGTCTTCATATCTGAAACTGATGAACCTCTATAATATCTTGAGAAAATTTAAAGGTTCATTTAAAGTTATAGATGCAACATGTGGCCCTGGGACTCTAGGATTGTTCTCACTCTTTGCAGGAGCCAGTAAAGTAATATTTAATGATATATGGAATGAAAGTTTGAAAATGACCCTTATAAATTTGGAAGTAAACCAGTTCAAGGATAAATATGGGGATTTCGAATTGTATAATGAGGATATAAGGGATCTTCCTTCACTCATTGATGAGAAGTATGATCTTTGTATTGTTGATCCTTTCCCAGGTGTTGATGTTTCTCCTTTTCTTAGAGCTTCTAGGGAGCTTGCTAAGGAGGTACTCCTTATTTGTTAG
- a CDS encoding CpaF family protein — protein MKDKRKEILREILGEFADDSLDVENGKVKSEKESTFDIDKIIQRKPSKPRMTDVKEVEIIEEELIPFYKVSLPKFSEKERELINEIRAKVVEAAVTAGGEFQIDKKTLMKEIKDFLRVKGIRDIDRLANQIIQEMLGYGEIDPLIRDDNLEEIMIIGVKKPVFVYHRDKGMMITNLIFDDANNIKALIDLIARQVGRRIDQQTPILDARLPDGSRVNATIPPVSPDGPTLTVRKFKKDPYTVIDLINFKTLSSYLAAFLWVCTDGLGVKPCNAIIAGGTSSGKTTTLNTIAAFIPPRERVITIEDTLELQLPHPHVLRLETRPPNIEGKGEIDMDTLVKNSLRQRPDRIIVGEVRGPEAITLFTALNTGHSGFGTLHSNTARETITRLTNRPMNVPNIMIPALDFIIMQNRMYSSSGRSVRRITEVAEVVGMEEDRVQLNRIFEWDNVTDKVEYVGIASQTLREISELRGMSITEIEEEIERRRLVLEYMAEENIRSIDEVAKYIHGYYKNPEEILEKVL, from the coding sequence ATGAAGGATAAAAGGAAAGAGATCTTAAGAGAAATCCTTGGAGAATTCGCTGATGACAGCCTAGATGTGGAAAATGGAAAAGTTAAATCAGAAAAGGAAAGCACTTTTGACATTGATAAGATAATCCAGCGAAAACCTTCAAAACCTAGAATGACAGATGTTAAAGAAGTTGAAATCATCGAAGAGGAACTAATACCATTTTACAAGGTTTCCCTGCCAAAGTTTTCCGAGAAAGAAAGAGAACTTATAAATGAAATAAGGGCAAAAGTGGTAGAAGCCGCTGTAACTGCCGGCGGTGAATTCCAAATCGACAAAAAAACCCTCATGAAGGAGATCAAGGACTTCCTCAGAGTGAAGGGGATTCGAGACATTGACAGACTCGCCAACCAAATCATCCAGGAAATGCTAGGCTATGGTGAAATAGACCCCCTCATACGGGATGACAACCTCGAAGAGATAATGATAATCGGCGTGAAAAAACCTGTTTTCGTTTACCATAGAGACAAAGGTATGATGATAACAAACCTCATATTCGATGATGCTAACAATATTAAAGCCTTAATTGATCTGATCGCAAGACAAGTAGGCAGACGCATAGACCAACAAACACCAATCCTAGATGCAAGATTACCCGACGGTTCAAGAGTCAATGCAACCATACCCCCAGTATCTCCAGATGGGCCCACATTAACTGTCCGTAAATTCAAAAAAGACCCCTACACCGTCATAGACCTCATAAACTTCAAGACATTATCATCTTATCTCGCAGCCTTCCTATGGGTATGTACAGATGGCCTTGGAGTCAAACCATGCAATGCAATAATTGCAGGTGGCACAAGCTCAGGTAAAACAACAACCTTGAATACGATAGCAGCATTCATACCACCCCGCGAAAGGGTTATCACTATAGAGGACACCTTGGAACTCCAACTACCACACCCACATGTCCTAAGATTGGAAACAAGACCACCAAACATAGAAGGAAAAGGAGAAATCGACATGGACACCCTCGTCAAAAACTCCCTCCGACAAAGACCAGACAGGATAATAGTAGGAGAAGTAAGGGGCCCCGAGGCTATAACATTATTCACAGCCTTAAACACTGGCCATTCAGGGTTTGGAACATTACACTCCAACACAGCACGGGAAACTATCACTAGGCTCACGAACAGGCCCATGAACGTCCCGAATATTATGATACCAGCATTGGATTTCATAATAATGCAAAATAGGATGTACAGTTCATCTGGTCGTTCAGTAAGGCGGATAACCGAAGTAGCCGAAGTTGTGGGCATGGAAGAGGATAGAGTCCAATTAAACAGGATATTTGAATGGGATAATGTCACGGACAAAGTCGAATACGTAGGTATAGCAAGCCAAACCCTAAGAGAAATATCAGAACTAAGAGGCATGAGTATAACTGAAATAGAAGAAGAAATCGAGAGAAGAAGATTAGTCCTAGAATACATGGCTGAAGAGAATATAAGATCCATAGACGAGGTGGCCAAATATATCCACGGATATTATAAGAATCCCGAGGAGATTCTAGAGAAAGTACTCTAG
- a CDS encoding type II secretion system F family protein, which translates to MAFKKILEKLGGITIEAGKRVEEGFKAPAAKLTSIGQPFTGRRDFRGTIRRRSTSMIMERMRMTPAEVEIFKELIEADKHREEEKKESEKKYMEASLEELLKEEEKKFDPKILLMLGSISGLILLLVTITLGLGLDIGIILMFAVTSLSVILTVAPKLQKGKKSTEASRQLPFALRQMATELRAGLGLHDSMRSVALSGYGALSEEFARTLEEIRYGESTENALREMCNRVDSEGLDRAIYQITRTLESGGDLAKTLEIIADDVAYEMRMKLRDYSQKLNSFTMIYMFIAILGPVIFLVMLLAASTIMEGSVLPPVAILLLYLFLFPMIVGFMAFMIKRLEPKL; encoded by the coding sequence ATGGCTTTTAAAAAAATTTTGGAAAAACTCGGTGGTATAACAATAGAGGCGGGTAAAAGGGTGGAAGAAGGGTTTAAAGCCCCCGCCGCGAAACTGACCAGTATCGGGCAGCCTTTCACAGGTAGACGTGATTTCAGGGGGACCATAAGGCGTAGAAGCACTTCAATGATAATGGAAAGAATGAGAATGACCCCTGCTGAAGTGGAAATATTTAAAGAACTCATAGAAGCCGACAAACACCGTGAAGAGGAGAAAAAAGAAAGTGAAAAGAAGTATATGGAAGCTTCACTTGAAGAATTGTTAAAAGAAGAAGAAAAGAAGTTCGACCCAAAAATACTACTAATGCTTGGAAGCATCTCCGGCCTCATATTATTACTGGTAACAATCACACTAGGACTTGGCCTGGATATTGGCATAATATTAATGTTCGCAGTAACTTCTTTATCAGTGATTTTGACAGTTGCACCAAAATTGCAAAAGGGTAAGAAATCCACGGAAGCATCACGCCAATTACCATTCGCCTTAAGACAGATGGCAACAGAACTTAGAGCAGGATTAGGACTCCATGATAGCATGCGTTCAGTGGCACTTTCAGGGTATGGAGCATTATCCGAAGAATTTGCAAGGACACTCGAAGAGATAAGATATGGTGAAAGTACTGAGAATGCTCTACGGGAAATGTGTAATCGAGTGGACTCAGAGGGCCTAGATAGAGCTATTTATCAAATTACAAGGACACTTGAAAGCGGAGGTGACCTAGCCAAGACCCTTGAAATTATAGCAGATGATGTAGCATATGAGATGAGGATGAAGCTTAGGGATTATTCCCAAAAGCTTAACTCATTCACCATGATATACATGTTCATAGCCATCCTTGGACCCGTGATATTCCTAGTAATGTTACTAGCAGCCTCCACAATAATGGAAGGCTCAGTTTTACCTCCAGTTGCAATATTATTGTTATACCTATTCCTATTCCCAATGATAGTGGGATTCATGGCTTTCATGATAAAAAGGCTTGAACCAAAATTATAA
- the mer gene encoding 5,10-methylenetetrahydromethanopterin reductase, translating into MKFGIEIVPSMPIDEVVDVVKLAEDVGFEYAWITDHYNNRYVYQVLALIAKETETIRIGPGITNPYVRNPAITASAIATLDEISNGRANLGIGPGDKATFDKLGITWEKPISRIKEAISIVRTLTAGEALDTGAKLDYKPVQEKIPVYMGAQGPMMLKTAGEVADGVLINASNPKDFEAAVPNIKEGAEAAGRSMDEIDVAAYTCTSVDEDPEKAANAAKIVVAFIAAGSPPFVLERHGLPADTQQKFGDLIAKGDFGGAIAAVDDALMEAFAIVGTPDDLVPKIEALGEMGVTQYVVGSPIGPDMKKSIKLVGDIIESF; encoded by the coding sequence ATGAAATTTGGTATCGAAATCGTCCCAAGCATGCCAATAGACGAAGTAGTTGACGTCGTTAAATTGGCAGAGGATGTTGGATTTGAATACGCTTGGATAACAGACCACTACAACAACAGGTACGTATATCAGGTCCTTGCCTTAATTGCTAAAGAAACCGAGACCATTAGAATAGGTCCAGGTATAACAAACCCATATGTTAGGAACCCAGCAATAACAGCCTCAGCCATAGCAACCCTGGATGAGATTTCAAATGGAAGAGCAAACCTCGGTATCGGGCCTGGTGACAAGGCCACATTCGACAAATTAGGCATCACATGGGAAAAACCAATATCAAGGATAAAAGAGGCAATATCCATAGTAAGAACCCTAACAGCCGGGGAAGCACTTGACACAGGGGCAAAGTTAGATTACAAACCCGTGCAGGAAAAAATCCCAGTATATATGGGCGCCCAGGGTCCAATGATGCTCAAAACCGCCGGTGAAGTGGCGGATGGCGTGCTAATCAATGCTTCAAACCCAAAAGATTTCGAAGCAGCCGTTCCAAACATAAAAGAAGGGGCAGAAGCTGCAGGCAGAAGCATGGATGAAATCGACGTCGCCGCATACACTTGTACCTCAGTAGATGAAGATCCTGAAAAAGCAGCTAACGCCGCTAAGATAGTGGTCGCATTTATAGCCGCAGGATCACCACCATTCGTACTTGAAAGACACGGCCTACCAGCTGACACACAACAAAAATTCGGCGACTTAATAGCCAAAGGAGACTTTGGCGGTGCAATAGCAGCAGTAGACGACGCATTAATGGAAGCATTCGCAATTGTAGGCACACCCGATGACTTAGTGCCCAAAATAGAAGCCCTCGGTGAAATGGGCGTAACACAATATGTCGTTGGTTCACCAATAGGACCAGACATGAAAAAATCCATAAAACTCGTAGGGGACATCATAGAAAGCTTCTAA
- a CDS encoding archaeosine biosynthesis radical SAM protein RaSEA → MMRELALKTRKKAIKRIRRKSPEELATTWCQEDLLYSGKGKAIFMILPTRGCSWALSKSGGCTMCSYLSDSLLKDIKAEKLNKIFTDLISQYKIKEKTAVKIFISGSFLNPEEFPKESRKFILKYLNKIDNIEEIIIESRPEYVNREILIECCNHTPNKILEVSIGLETADDHTRKYKINKGFTKKDFERAIRTIKSLKEDFNIKSKAYILIKPILTSEKEAIQDAINSAVYAEKIGVDRISFCPSTIHKGTVMEELWKKGSYKPPWIWSLIEIINNTRKNLKIPTIMDTSGLGTPRGPYNCKKCNTKLKKMIIESNLTQKTIPTVKCNCYNRWIAEKELGDFTRSTNNIKYQVYG, encoded by the coding sequence ATGATGAGAGAGTTAGCACTGAAAACCAGAAAAAAGGCTATTAAAAGGATTAGAAGAAAATCGCCAGAAGAACTAGCAACCACTTGGTGCCAAGAAGACTTGCTCTATTCAGGAAAAGGTAAAGCTATTTTCATGATACTCCCCACTAGAGGATGTTCATGGGCACTATCCAAAAGTGGCGGTTGTACAATGTGCAGCTACCTTTCAGATTCACTCCTCAAAGACATCAAAGCCGAAAAATTAAACAAGATATTCACAGATCTAATATCCCAGTATAAGATAAAAGAAAAAACTGCAGTTAAAATATTCATCTCTGGCAGCTTCTTAAACCCAGAAGAATTCCCAAAAGAATCAAGGAAATTCATACTAAAATACCTCAATAAGATAGACAACATAGAAGAGATAATAATAGAATCCCGTCCAGAATATGTAAACAGAGAGATACTCATTGAATGTTGCAATCACACACCAAACAAAATATTGGAAGTTAGCATAGGACTCGAAACAGCAGACGATCACACCCGTAAATACAAAATAAACAAGGGCTTCACAAAAAAAGATTTCGAAAGAGCCATCAGGACCATAAAAAGTCTAAAAGAGGATTTCAATATAAAATCAAAGGCATATATACTTATAAAACCCATCCTAACAAGCGAAAAAGAAGCCATCCAAGACGCCATCAACTCCGCAGTCTACGCAGAAAAAATAGGTGTTGACAGAATATCATTCTGCCCATCAACCATACACAAAGGCACAGTAATGGAAGAACTCTGGAAAAAAGGCTCATATAAGCCCCCATGGATATGGAGCCTCATCGAAATCATAAACAACACCCGAAAAAACCTCAAAATACCCACAATAATGGACACCTCAGGACTCGGAACACCAAGAGGCCCATACAACTGCAAAAAATGTAACACAAAACTCAAAAAAATGATCATAGAATCCAACCTAACCCAAAAAACCATACCAACAGTAAAATGCAACTGCTACAACAGATGGATCGCTGAAAAAGAACTCGGAGACTTCACAAGATCAACAAACAACATCAAATACCAAGTCTATGGATAA
- a CDS encoding nucleotidyltransferase family protein produces the protein MKKILGSTPSERDSPQKEDSMIGISADFDPLHKGHAKLIEKGREIAEKIGSELVIYLNKDYSANHAPFFASYEAREKMALKAGADKVIPIEGLHHRLTLAYTVPIRIAMMIEDGVTDYVDAANVPPKIIRKEAEYFAKRGIFSGIPAKLPNRNVIRWFAVNEFFQKKYNRKMKFHIIPELTENGSKISGREIRKKIIKNNLKITEDVAKLLPETTIKILEKELKKRKAPGKRNFNLIKEKMNKLSRADLLEIAYLNAKLINSIIKWRPYNTENQVWATFRRAGYGPVLTRLALSSMEMNVTRREVYNLIGYYEKKGWIPPDQKRKRIIQRAWFVSKSVEKGYTSKKAHERFLEHPGPLNEPERSFKVGISLKKFEVRKLKEGTEAKIYVKENDTISCQIRDGMKIKSSLILPGVMATYLRLIIDSHFIPFNGKLIKENESFRIKINIG, from the coding sequence ATGAAAAAAATACTGGGAAGCACCCCATCAGAGCGTGACAGTCCACAAAAGGAGGATTCTATGATCGGGATAAGCGCAGATTTCGACCCACTACATAAAGGACACGCAAAACTTATAGAAAAAGGACGTGAAATAGCAGAAAAAATTGGAAGCGAACTCGTCATCTACCTTAACAAGGATTATAGCGCCAATCACGCCCCATTCTTCGCATCATATGAAGCTCGTGAAAAAATGGCCCTTAAAGCAGGGGCTGATAAAGTCATACCCATTGAAGGTCTACACCACAGGCTAACACTAGCATACACTGTACCTATAAGAATAGCTATGATGATAGAGGATGGTGTTACAGATTACGTGGACGCCGCTAATGTCCCCCCAAAAATCATAAGAAAAGAGGCAGAATATTTCGCCAAAAGAGGCATATTCAGTGGAATACCCGCAAAACTTCCGAATAGGAATGTTATCAGATGGTTCGCCGTCAACGAATTCTTCCAGAAAAAATACAACCGGAAAATGAAATTTCACATCATCCCAGAACTTACAGAAAATGGTTCAAAAATTTCAGGAAGAGAAATAAGAAAAAAAATAATAAAAAATAACCTAAAAATAACTGAAGACGTGGCCAAACTTTTACCAGAAACAACCATAAAAATCCTTGAAAAAGAGCTGAAAAAAAGAAAAGCCCCAGGTAAAAGGAACTTTAATTTGATAAAGGAAAAAATGAACAAGCTTTCACGGGCAGACCTCCTAGAGATAGCTTACCTTAACGCCAAGCTTATAAATTCCATCATCAAATGGAGACCATATAATACAGAAAACCAAGTATGGGCAACATTTAGAAGGGCCGGATATGGCCCGGTGCTCACAAGACTAGCCTTAAGCTCAATGGAGATGAATGTAACAAGGAGAGAAGTTTATAACCTCATAGGATATTATGAGAAGAAGGGGTGGATACCACCAGACCAGAAAAGAAAAAGGATAATTCAAAGAGCCTGGTTCGTATCAAAGAGCGTAGAAAAAGGCTACACTTCAAAAAAAGCCCATGAAAGATTCCTAGAACATCCAGGTCCCTTGAATGAGCCTGAAAGATCCTTCAAAGTTGGTATAAGTTTAAAAAAGTTTGAAGTTAGAAAATTAAAGGAAGGAACAGAAGCCAAAATATATGTAAAGGAAAATGATACTATTTCTTGCCAGATAAGGGATGGGATGAAAATTAAAAGTTCGCTAATTCTCCCAGGTGTAATGGCAACCTATCTCCGGTTAATCATAGATTCGCATTTCATACCATTTAATGGTAAGCTTATCAAAGAAAATGAGAGTTTCAGAATCAAAATAAATATTGGATGA
- a CDS encoding DUF1932 domain-containing protein, with protein MGFGEVASTMASKLLDEGIEVLTATKGRSERTRKRAHDLGVNECSDILEVSRRSDILISAVTPSVAVKVAKEVGDHVRGVYVDINNVAPSTVKKALGYIRNGRVVDAAIMGRITKDLRVKILASGASAHDFAKLNDYGFNIEVRGDRVGDASALKMLRSSYTKGVSALLWETLLAAYRMGLDEDLLEILEETEGEGFKERAISRVISSALHSKRRYEEMKDVESFLSENITPTMSKCTSKTFKGIIRELYGLEMVFEDYSMIFDHIKSL; from the coding sequence ATAGGATTTGGAGAAGTAGCATCTACCATGGCCTCAAAACTCCTAGATGAAGGTATTGAGGTTTTGACCGCTACGAAGGGCCGAAGTGAACGTACCAGAAAACGGGCACATGATCTTGGAGTTAACGAATGCAGTGACATCTTAGAGGTTTCTAGAAGATCTGATATTTTAATATCTGCTGTCACCCCTAGTGTGGCTGTGAAAGTCGCCAAGGAAGTTGGTGATCATGTTAGAGGAGTCTATGTGGATATAAATAACGTTGCACCTTCTACTGTGAAAAAGGCCCTCGGTTATATAAGGAATGGTAGGGTAGTTGATGCTGCCATCATGGGACGTATAACTAAGGATTTAAGGGTTAAAATTTTAGCATCGGGGGCTTCTGCTCATGATTTTGCCAAGTTAAATGATTATGGGTTCAATATAGAAGTTAGGGGTGATAGGGTTGGTGATGCGTCTGCACTTAAAATGTTGAGGAGTTCTTATACCAAAGGTGTTTCGGCACTTTTATGGGAGACTCTTTTGGCAGCATATCGTATGGGCCTTGATGAGGATTTATTGGAAATACTTGAAGAAACAGAAGGTGAAGGTTTTAAGGAGCGTGCAATTTCAAGGGTTATAAGTTCGGCTTTACATTCAAAGAGGAGATACGAAGAGATGAAGGACGTTGAATCATTTTTATCCGAGAATATAACCCCTACAATGTCAAAGTGCACATCTAAAACCTTCAAGGGGATAATTAGAGAACTATATGGTCTTGAAATGGTATTTGAAGATTATAGTATGATTTTTGATCATATAAAAAGTTTATAA
- a CDS encoding DUF89 domain-containing protein — protein MRVYYECAPCFLRQAKEALDLATDDEKLKLKVMKKIISLLDSKFREGAISNEIGTAVHRLIKKMTGNKDPYAHEKKRCNKIARDFLPIARKFLEDNENLEDFVKVAITGNIIDFGALGLDFNHEKVVIESLNSPLQINHTNILEDDLKKFKEVLYLADNTGEIIFDRLLIEKLLDYDVNVTVAVKDKPILNDACKEDALKAGLNKLADIVTTGTDSVGVIYHEFSNEFKEIFDNSQIIIAKGLGNYEGLTEAPLDNKSVFCLLNAKCTAIAKDIGVKIGSNVMIKIN, from the coding sequence ATGAGAGTGTACTATGAATGCGCTCCCTGTTTTCTCAGGCAAGCAAAAGAAGCATTAGATCTCGCAACAGATGATGAAAAACTAAAACTCAAAGTAATGAAAAAAATAATAAGTTTACTCGATTCCAAATTCAGGGAAGGTGCAATATCCAATGAAATAGGCACCGCTGTCCATAGGCTCATCAAAAAGATGACAGGTAACAAAGACCCCTATGCACATGAAAAGAAAAGATGTAACAAAATCGCTCGCGATTTTCTGCCAATAGCCAGAAAATTCCTAGAAGATAATGAAAACCTCGAAGATTTCGTGAAAGTGGCGATAACAGGTAACATAATAGACTTCGGAGCCCTTGGACTCGACTTCAACCATGAAAAAGTTGTTATAGAATCCCTCAACTCCCCCTTGCAAATTAACCATACCAATATCCTCGAAGATGATTTAAAAAAATTTAAGGAAGTACTTTACCTTGCGGATAATACTGGTGAAATAATATTTGACAGACTACTCATAGAAAAACTCCTAGATTATGACGTGAATGTCACAGTGGCAGTTAAAGACAAACCCATACTCAATGATGCTTGCAAAGAAGATGCATTGAAAGCGGGACTCAATAAACTCGCAGATATTGTTACAACTGGAACAGATTCAGTAGGTGTAATCTACCATGAATTTTCAAATGAATTCAAAGAAATATTTGACAATTCCCAGATTATAATAGCCAAGGGCCTTGGCAACTATGAGGGCCTAACAGAAGCTCCACTTGATAATAAATCAGTATTTTGCCTATTAAATGCTAAATGCACAGCCATTGCAAAGGATATAGGGGTGAAGATAGGGTCTAATGTGATGATAAAGATCAATTAA
- a CDS encoding MoaD/ThiS family protein → MKFTLIIDDEKKTMKIREKLTIKDVLKDFKIPLEAVVVKKNGEIVVEEEQVNDGDIIEVIKVIYGG, encoded by the coding sequence ATGAAATTCACTCTCATAATAGATGACGAGAAAAAAACAATGAAAATCAGGGAAAAATTAACCATCAAAGATGTTCTCAAAGATTTTAAAATCCCCCTAGAAGCTGTTGTAGTTAAAAAGAACGGTGAGATAGTAGTTGAAGAAGAACAAGTAAATGATGGTGACATTATAGAGGTTATTAAGGTCATATATGGTGGATAA